A region of the Aggregicoccus sp. 17bor-14 genome:
TCATGCCGATCGCCGCCGCCATCATCGCCGAGTTGCCGTAGGCGACGCGCACGCCGCGCGGCTCCGCGTCCTCGCGGTGGGCAAAGGAGTTGGTGAGCACGTTCACCTCGCCGCGGCCGATCGCCTCGTTGAAGGTGTAGAGCATGGACGTATTGCGGGCGTCCGGCCCCATGTAGACGATCAGCTCCGCCTCCGGCGCCATCGCGCCTGCCCACTCCACGTCCAGCTGCGTCTCGCGGTAGCGCGTGGCCGGCGGCTCCATGGTGAGCACCCGCTTGGGGTCCTCGCGCTGGATGCCGAACACCTTCCAGAAGCCGCGCGCGTCCTTCATGTGGAAGGCCGCGCCCACGTTCACGCCCAGCTTCACGCCCTTGCCGCGAAAGCCCTTCGCGTACAGCGAGGTGAAGTTGTACGCGGCCGCCACCTGCTGCGGCGAGAGCCCCAGCTCGGGGTTCTCGGGCGGCTTCGTGGAGGGGGTGTTCTCGCGGTCGTCGATGGCGTGGGGATCCGCGGGCAGGTCCAATGCGACGACGCTGTCGATGCGGTCCGCGATGAACTTGGGCGCGGTGATGCTGCCGTTGAAGCCGTAGACGTCGTGCGGCTCGTTGCCCACCTGGGGGCTCTTGCGCTCGAGCACGCGCACCTCGGCGCCGAAGGCCTCGTTGAAGTCCCCCACGGTGCCGGTGAACTGCAGGAGCAGCCGGTTGCTCGCGATGCGCGGCACCTTGAAGCCCTTGCTCTTGAGCCAGTCCACCACCACGCCCACGTCCTTCTCGGTGGGCGCGTGGCGCTCCACCCACTGCTGCGGCGTGAGGTAGTGGCGGAAGTTCGGGCTCTGCGGATCGTACAGGTCGTCGATCGTCGCCTTGAGCTCGTCGCGGTTGCGGATGGGGAAGGAGATGAGCCCGCGGATGGGATCCTTCGGCTTGGCCGCGCCCTTGTCGTCGTACACGCCCGGGAGGTCCGCGGGCACGCCGTCCGGCGCGGGGGTGGGCGTGGGATCGTGCGGCGGATCCACCGGGGGCGGAGGCGGCGTCTGCTCGGGGATGGGCGTGGGCGTGGGCGCGGGTGCCGGCTGCACCGGGGCGGGCGGGGGCGGGCTGAGGAAGAGCGCCCGATCCGAGTCGTGACACGCGCTGGTGCCCAGCAGTGCCCACGTTCCCAGGACCCACGCCCCTCGCCATGCCCTCATGCTGTCCCCCATCCCGTCGCGCAGCGCGCGACCCTGTGGAGGACGATGCGATCGCACTCCAGGTCCGACAACTGTCCACTCCCGTGAGCCGCAATGCTCGCCTGGTCGGCGGGCGCGCCGCGCTCGCGGGATCACCGCATGGCGCTACACCGTGGCTGGCGCGGGAGGCAGCGGCTTGCGGCGAAGGATGCGCGCGGGCACACCCGCCACCACGGCGCCCGGCGGCACGTCCTCGGTCACCACCGCATTCGCGCCGATCTCCGCGTGGTCGCCCACCGTGACGGGCCCGAGCACCATCGCGCCCGCGCCCACCATCACGTCGGCCCCGAGCCGCGGCACCCCGGGCGCGTCGGGGCGCTCGCCCAGCGTCACGTTCTGGCAGAGGAAGGTGCGCGGGCCCACGTGCACCCCCGGCGCCACCACCACGCCGATGCCGCCGTAGCCCAGCTCCACGCCCTCGCCCAGCTGCGCGCGCAGGTCCAGCCGCGTCTGGTGCAGGCGCTCGCCCAGCGTGGAGAGCACCTGCGGGAGCAGGGGGACGCCGGCCGCCCTCAGGCGGCGCGCGGTGCGGTAGAAGCTCAGTGCGTTCGGGCCCATCGTCTCACCATGCGCCGGGCCATCGGGGCCCAGCGGAACTTGGCCGAGTGCAGCGTGCGGCCGACCAGGGAATCGCGGAACACGAAGAGCCAGCCGTGGCGGCGGGCGCGCTCGGTCCACTCGCGCTTGCTCGGGCTGTCGTCGCCCAGCAGATCCAGCTCGCGGATGCCGCGGCGCACGCAGTCCTCGATGAGGCTCTCGGTGAGCAGCTGCCCCGGGCTCACGTCCGCGTAGGCCTCGTCGTAGCCGGGCTTCATCGCCAGGTAGCGCTCGCCGTATGCGAGCCCGAACTGGAACGCGATGGGCTGGCCGTCGAGCTTGAGGAAGTAGAGCGCGAGCTGCCCCTCGGCGGCCGCCCGGTGCGCGAGCGCCGTGTAGAAGCCCAGCGTGCGCGCGTCCTGGCTGATGGCGGTGCCGTTCTTCGCCTTCCAGCCGCTGCGCTCGATGCGGAAGCCCTCCTCGAGCCACAGGTCCAGCGCCTCGCCGCCGTCCACGCGGTCCACCGTCACCTTGCCGCGCTCCTCGAGCCGGCGCCGCTTGCGCCGCAGCGTCTTGCGGTTCTTGCGCTTCTCCTGCGCGAGCGCCTCGAGCGTGGCGGGAAGCTGCACGTAGGGCGACTGGCCGCTGTGCCACACGCCCGCGGGCATGCCGGCCGCCTCGGAGGCGGGGAGCAGCGCCCACGCGGCGCCGCCCTCGTACACGTGGGTCACGCGCAGCACGTCCCACGACTCGTCCTGTGCGAGGTGCGCGAGGAAGGCGCGGCCCACGGCCTCGGGATCCTCGGCGAGCATGTCGAAGCGGCCCGAGTGCTCGTTGGAGGCGGAGGCCAGCTGGCGCACGCGCACCCCGTACTGGCGGCGGCGCTGCTCGAGCAGCACCAGCGCGCCCGCGAGCCGCCCCTCGGCGCTGCGCGCGGTGAGCACCCGCAGGCGCGCGCGCGGCGCGAAGTGGTCGAGCCAGCAGCGCAGGTAGCCGTGGCGGTGGAAGACCTGGTCATCGGTGCGCGCGGCGAGCGCGTCCCACTCGAGCGCGAGCGCATCGAAGGCGGCGCGGCCGCGCGCCTCGTACACCTGCAGCGGCCCGGCGCTGGGCGCGTGGGCGGTGCGGGGGGGCTGCCAGGGGGCGACCTCCTCGAGCTCGGAGAAGAGCGGCACGTCGGTGGGCCGCAGGGACGCGCGGCCGGGCGTGTTGGGCGCGCGGGAGGGCTCCTGCGCGGCCAGCTCCCCGGTCGGGTGCGGCAGTGGTGTCAGCGGCTCCGGCATCTGGTCTGTCCCCCCTCGGTGCACGACTGGGCGCCTGCGACTCACTGACGCTCGCCCTGTCGGGAAGCGGGCACCCTCCAGCTCCCGCCTCCGACGAAGAGACAATGAGGACGCCTCCGGCCGACGAACAGCAGGGGCAAATGTCACTTCGCCCGTGCCGCCGGGAGGCATGCGTGCAGGCGTGGTCCGCCGCGTGCATGGAGAAGGGGCCTTCCCCCAGCGTCGGCGCGTGCACACGCATGCCGTCTGCGGGGCCGATGGGGCACCGTTCACTTTGCGATGGCCCGCTTCGAGCGCATCCACGGCTGGGACGTCTCGCCCACGCAGGCCGTGGCGCTGCAGCAGCAGCTGCGCTCGCAGGTGCGGCTGCAGCCCGCGCCCGGGCCCTTTCGCACGGTGGCCGGCGCGGACATCTCCTTCGACCTCGGCTCGGAGACGGTCTACGCGGGCATCGTGGTGCTCTCGCTCCCGGAGCTGGAGACGATCGAGGAGGTGGGCGTCACCACCCGGGCGCCCTTTCCCTATGTCCCCGGGCTGCTCACCTTCCGCGAGGCGCCCGCGCTGCTCGAGGCCTGGGCGCAGCTGCGCTGCGAGCCGGACGCGGTGATGCTGGACGGGCAGGGGGTGGCGCACCCGCGGCGCATCGGCATCGCCTCGCACCTGGGGCTGTTCCTGCAGCGGCCCACGGTGGGCTGCGGGAAGAGCCGGCTCGTGGGACGCTTCGCGGAGCCGGGCTCGGAGCGCGGGGACTGGTCGCCGCTCGTGGACAAGGGCGAGTGCGTGGGGGCGGCGCTGCGCAGCAAGCGGCGCACCCAGCCGCTGTTCATCTCGCCCGGGCACCTGCTGGATCTGCCGGGTGCGCTCGCGCTCACGCTCGCCTGCGGCGGTGGCTACCGGGTGCCCGAGCCCACGCGCCGCGCGCACCTCTTCGTCAATGCGCTGCGCCGCGCCGGACAGGCCCCCCATTCCGTAGTAGACGGGCACGCATGAGCAAGCGCGAGAAGCAGGAGCCGACGCAGCTGGGCATGGCCGCCGAGGGCGTGGAGGAGGAGCTGCGGCGCTTCGAGGCGCTGGCGGACACGGTGCTGCGCACGCCGCTGGACTCGGAGAAGAACCTGGAGCGCGCCTCCAAGGCGCTGCGCGAGGTGGCCGAGAGCGACGAGCGCCTCGTCGCGCAGCTGCAGAAGCTGGTGGCCGCGGTGGGCGGCATCCGGGACCGGCAGCAGGAGCACGCGCGCGGGGTGAACGCCCGCGCCGAGGAACTGCAGGCGCGCACCCAGGCCTTCCAGGGCCTGCTGCAGCGCTACGCCGGGCTGGGCAAGAGCGCGAGCGAGCTCAACGCCGTGGTGCAGGACATCGCCGCGCGCAAGCAGAAGGCCACGAGCTCCGAGGACAACCGCGCGCTCGCCGCGAGCCTCGAGCAGCTGCTCGAGCGCATGGGACAGGTGGCCGAGGAGGCGCAGGGCCTGGCCACGAGCGCGACCGAGCAGGACTTCGGCGACATCGCCCGCCAGGCGGACTCGCTGCGCCAGCAGCTGCTGTCCGCGCGCAACAAGATGTCGCTCCTGCAGAAGGGGCTCGCGGCGAGTTGAAGTCCCCGGCGGCTCAGGGCGCCACGCCCGCCACCACGTAGATGCGCACCTCGCCCGGGTTCACGCCGTAGGCCACGTCCACGCCGAGCAGGGGCAGCACGATGTTGCTCAGGTACAGGCGCAGGCCCGCGCCCACGCCCTGGGTCAGCTGCCCGCCGTTCACCCCCTCGCGCTGGTTCGGGAGGTAGCCGCGCGTGAGCTGCTCCTCGCTGCCGAGCAGGGCGAGGTCGTCCGGCAGGTGGCGGAAGTAGGTGAGGGCGGTGTCCGAGAAGGCCACGCCGCGCACCGAGAGCGCGCTCACCCGGAAGAGGGGGAAGTGGTACTCGGCCGTGAAGGACGCCTTCGTATCGCCGCGAAACTGCCGGTGCAGGAAGCCGCGCAGGTTGAGGCCGCCGGTGGTGAGCTCGTTGTAGAAGGGCAGGTCCTGGCCCAGCTGCGCCTCGGCGCGCAGCACCAGGTTCTGCTCGGTGAAGAGCCGGATGCCCTGCCGGTACAGCGCGCCCACCTTCTCGTAGTCGAAGTCCGAGCCCAGCCCCTCGCGCGAGATCTCGTACGAGCCCTCGAGGTTCAGGCCCTCCATGATCGGCCCCAGCGTCTGGCGCGTGTCGATGCCGGCGACCAGGCGCAGCGTCGCGTCCGTCTGCGTCTCGTGCGGGAGCTGCGCGGGCGAGGTGACGGGGCTGTCCGGGCTCGGCGAGAGCGGGTGCACGAGCGAGTAGCGGTACTTCACCGCGGTGCGGAAGGTCTCGAACCAGTTGATGGTGAACTCGCTCGCCACGCCGCCCAGGTTCACCCGGGTGGTGCGCAGCACCGCGGGCTCCTTCACCTCGGCGCCGCCTTCGTACTCCTGCACCCGGTCGCTCTTGAGCTGCCCCTCCACCGAGAGGCGCAGGGCCGGCCAGTCGAAGAGGTTCGGGTCCAGGTAGCCCACGAAGATGCCGGACTCGTTGGAGGTGACCTGGGCGCCCACGATGAACTTCTTGCTGCGCCCCCACAGGTTGTTCTCCGCGTAGATGAGCCCGCCGCCCACATTGGAGGACGAGGCCGCGAAGGTGGGCGCGATGACCCAGGAGATCTTCTCCGTCACCTCGATGAGCACCCGCACGCGCCCCTCGTCCGCGGGCTCGGTGGTGAGCTGCACCTCCTTGAAGAGGCCGGTGGCCACCAGGTAGCGCTCGGCGCGCGCCGCGTCCTTCGGGCCGAAGGCGTCACCCACGTCCAGGCGCGAGTAGCCCACGATGGTGTCCTCGTGGGTGCGCCCGTCGGTGTGGGCGCGGATCTCCGCGATGCGCGGCGCGCCCTCGTCCTCCGCGAGGGCGAGCGCGGGAGGGAGCAGGGCGAGCGCGAGGCCGAGCAGGCGCGCGGGGAGCAGGGGGCGGAAGGGGGCCATCGCCCCGTGGATAGCCCAGGCCGGCGCGGCGAGTCATGCCCGGCAGCGCCGCAGGCGTCCCGGAAACGTCAGCTGCCGCCCGGGAACGCACGCCCTAGCTTCTGCGGCATGCCCTCCGAGCCCCGCGCCAAGCTGCACTCGCCCGAGGTGGACTACCGCGCCCACCCCGAGCTGTACCGCGTGGGCCGCGGCGAGCAGGGAGTGCTCACGGTACAGCCCTACAAGGCCGAGCTGCTGCCGCTCTGGCGCTTTCGCACTCCCGCCGAGGCGGAGCGCTCCGCGGCGCAGCTCTTCCGCGCCTACCTGCGCTACCGGCGCGCCGGGGACTTCGTGGGCATGGACATGGCGCGCAAGTTCCTCCAGATGGGCTTCACCCGCGCCTCGCGCTACGCGCACCACGCCGGGGGCCG
Encoded here:
- a CDS encoding protease pro-enzyme activation domain-containing protein — its product is MRAWRGAWVLGTWALLGTSACHDSDRALFLSPPPPAPVQPAPAPTPTPIPEQTPPPPPVDPPHDPTPTPAPDGVPADLPGVYDDKGAAKPKDPIRGLISFPIRNRDELKATIDDLYDPQSPNFRHYLTPQQWVERHAPTEKDVGVVVDWLKSKGFKVPRIASNRLLLQFTGTVGDFNEAFGAEVRVLERKSPQVGNEPHDVYGFNGSITAPKFIADRIDSVVALDLPADPHAIDDRENTPSTKPPENPELGLSPQQVAAAYNFTSLYAKGFRGKGVKLGVNVGAAFHMKDARGFWKVFGIQREDPKRVLTMEPPATRYRETQLDVEWAGAMAPEAELIVYMGPDARNTSMLYTFNEAIGRGEVNVLTNSFAHREDAEPRGVRVAYGNSAMMAAAIGMTVVSASGDSAGVDIPSSSPYVTCVGGTVLKLEGTKVVSEVAWEYSGSGTSNTFAIPEWQVGLPGLSDMRGVSDVALNAETDYWYMWLGKLRPNTGTSFAAPIFAGMVASIDSGRLASGRPVLGFINRHLYERREVQRTFRDITEHYSLSYPAHAGWDFPTGWGAPDAQGLLDTLP
- a CDS encoding serine O-acetyltransferase, which translates into the protein MGPNALSFYRTARRLRAAGVPLLPQVLSTLGERLHQTRLDLRAQLGEGVELGYGGIGVVVAPGVHVGPRTFLCQNVTLGERPDAPGVPRLGADVMVGAGAMVLGPVTVGDHAEIGANAVVTEDVPPGAVVAGVPARILRRKPLPPAPATV
- a CDS encoding GNAT family N-acetyltransferase, which produces MPEPLTPLPHPTGELAAQEPSRAPNTPGRASLRPTDVPLFSELEEVAPWQPPRTAHAPSAGPLQVYEARGRAAFDALALEWDALAARTDDQVFHRHGYLRCWLDHFAPRARLRVLTARSAEGRLAGALVLLEQRRRQYGVRVRQLASASNEHSGRFDMLAEDPEAVGRAFLAHLAQDESWDVLRVTHVYEGGAAWALLPASEAAGMPAGVWHSGQSPYVQLPATLEALAQEKRKNRKTLRRKRRRLEERGKVTVDRVDGGEALDLWLEEGFRIERSGWKAKNGTAISQDARTLGFYTALAHRAAAEGQLALYFLKLDGQPIAFQFGLAYGERYLAMKPGYDEAYADVSPGQLLTESLIEDCVRRGIRELDLLGDDSPSKREWTERARRHGWLFVFRDSLVGRTLHSAKFRWAPMARRMVRRWARTH
- the nfi gene encoding deoxyribonuclease V (cleaves DNA at apurinic or apyrimidinic sites) → MARFERIHGWDVSPTQAVALQQQLRSQVRLQPAPGPFRTVAGADISFDLGSETVYAGIVVLSLPELETIEEVGVTTRAPFPYVPGLLTFREAPALLEAWAQLRCEPDAVMLDGQGVAHPRRIGIASHLGLFLQRPTVGCGKSRLVGRFAEPGSERGDWSPLVDKGECVGAALRSKRRTQPLFISPGHLLDLPGALALTLACGGGYRVPEPTRRAHLFVNALRRAGQAPHSVVDGHA
- a CDS encoding BamA/TamA family outer membrane protein, with amino-acid sequence MAPFRPLLPARLLGLALALLPPALALAEDEGAPRIAEIRAHTDGRTHEDTIVGYSRLDVGDAFGPKDAARAERYLVATGLFKEVQLTTEPADEGRVRVLIEVTEKISWVIAPTFAASSSNVGGGLIYAENNLWGRSKKFIVGAQVTSNESGIFVGYLDPNLFDWPALRLSVEGQLKSDRVQEYEGGAEVKEPAVLRTTRVNLGGVASEFTINWFETFRTAVKYRYSLVHPLSPSPDSPVTSPAQLPHETQTDATLRLVAGIDTRQTLGPIMEGLNLEGSYEISREGLGSDFDYEKVGALYRQGIRLFTEQNLVLRAEAQLGQDLPFYNELTTGGLNLRGFLHRQFRGDTKASFTAEYHFPLFRVSALSVRGVAFSDTALTYFRHLPDDLALLGSEEQLTRGYLPNQREGVNGGQLTQGVGAGLRLYLSNIVLPLLGVDVAYGVNPGEVRIYVVAGVAP